From the Mycobacterium sp. DL592 genome, the window GTATCTCATGGCGCAGTCGACCTCTGCGCCCTTCTGGGCTGCTAGGTCCTCGGGGCACGTCACCGATTCGGGCTTCTGCCCGTCGGCACCGGTCATCTTGCTGCTTATCTGGCTTTCCACATCGTGTTTGCTCACGCTCTTCGGGCCACTTGAGCATCCGGCGGCGCCGGCTGCCGCGACCATGATCACGCACGCAAGAACGACCCTTCGGGACGTCGTATTATTCATGCCGCCAATCCTTTTCGCGGTTGCTCCGCGTTCGGGCGCCTACTGTCGGCGCCACACCCATCAAGCGAGACGGCAAAAGTTAGCTCGCCCGAGTTGGAATCCGATTGGAACTCCGACCGGTGAGCCATGGACAGGCCAATTCCAATCAGCGGCGCCATCGAGTTCAACGGAATTCCAATCGCGCGTTCCTACCGTGGCCGCTGGACGCGACCGGCGTCCGCAAACCGAACCTGAGGAGTCACGATGCAGATCTCGCATCGGCCCGTCATCGCCGTCGTCACCGCTGTCTGCCTGAGTGCCTCGCTCGCTGCTTGCGGCGGTAACGACAAGGACAAGAGTTCGACCACGTCCAGCTCGACAAGTTCGAGCAGCAGCTCGCCGTCATCGTCGATAAAGGCGGCCGCAACACCCAAACTGCAGCCACGAAAGTTAGAGGATTCCGGCGCCTCCACGGCCAACCCGACTATTGCCGACTACATCCGCGAGCAGAACATCACCGAAACACCGATCCACCATGATGATCCGGGGGCCCCGAAGGTGGATATCCAGCTCCCGGACGGCTGGCAGAGCGCGGGCGACGACACACCCGACTACGCCTACGGAGCTATCGTCTATGGTGCCGGCGCGGGACAGGGATCGGGATACCCACCCAACATCGTTGCGTTGTTGTCGAAACTCGACGGTGCCGCCGACCCCGACAAACTCCTCCAGCTCGCCGGCGGCGAGATGAAGAACCTGCCCGGATTCGTGCCCGCGGGCGAGGAGAGCGCCACGGTATCCGGCTACCCCGCATACCGGATCGCCGGGAAGTATGACCTCAACGGCATCAAGGCCGCCTCGGGCCAGGAGACCGTCGTCTTCAAGGGCAACGACGGCCTGTACGTCCTGCAGATGAACGCGACGAGCGACGAGAGCCAGAGTCAGGCGTTGTTCGATGCCCTGCAGTCCATCGATCAATCCATCACCATCACCCCCTGAGTGGATCCGGGATGGCAAGCGCACCGCCTCGGTCCAAGGCGTACTTGCTCAAGAGCCGCAACAATTCCTGGTGGGTGAACGTCGACTTGGAGCTGACCGACAGCTCGGTGCGGTGCATCGCTTCGGAGTACGCGAAGTGGGTGGACCAAGAGCTCGGTCTGACCGACTACAAAGCCAAACTGTCCGCGGGCGAGGAAGTGGTGATCTTCGACTTCCCGCGGGATGCGGCGACTGTCACGTGGCTGGGGCAGTTTTATCGGGGCGGCTGCGAGGTGAGCTACGGCGACTCGCGAAGATGGATTGTCTCGCTGGTGTATCCATCCGGTTTCGGCAGCGTGCTCGATCTCATGACCGACCGCGCCATCTGGCGTCAGTGGCGAGAGGAGTTGCCGGGCAACGCCGTCAAGCTCTGATTACGACGCGCCCGCGTTGGACCGACAGCGCTGTGATCCGCTCGCTGATCATGTGATCGAAGGCGTGCTCTCCGGTGGCGTCCGCCAGGCGCCCGGCCCGCTGAAGTAGTTCACGAGCGCTGTCGGTCCGACTCTGATGGGATTCAATATCGGCCATCAGGCACAGTGACAGCGCGCTCATAGCGGTGGTGCCGTCGCAGGTGTACACCTCGAACGCCTCGAATGCGGTTCTCGCGTCGCCGCTTCCGGTGCCGAGCACCTCTGCCCACACCCGGATGATGCGGGCGGCCGCGGCCCATTGTTGGCCGCCGGCAGCGCAAAATTCGCGGTCGACTTGATCGGCGAGGTCCGCGGTGCCTTCAACGATGCCGAGGATGGATGCGCATTCCACGAACGTCAGCTTGGCGGCCAGGATGTTGAACACGTCACCGCGACTCTGCGCGAGCTGCAGTGCCTGCCGGTAGTACTCGTGCGCCTTGTCCTGGTTCCCACGGTTGGCCTCCCCCAGCGCCATCCAGCAATACACCCGCGGGTGGAAGAAGTGCGTAGGGTCGGTCACGGTCTCGGGCGGTAGGAAGGTGTCCATCATGTGCTGCCCGGTGGCCATCAGCTCGTCTATATTGCCGCGTAGCGCATACACCATACTGTGGGCGAAATCGTTGACGACACCGATATCGGGATCACCGGACATCTCGTACTGCTCTCGAAGCCCTGTGGCGATGATCTCAGCCTCATCGATTCGACCGTGCGCGCACAACATCAGGCACCGCATGGCCGTGGCGCTGTAGAAGCTACGGCCCTTGGCCTCCCGGCCGATCTCGAAAGCACGCTGGACGGCCGCGACCGCGGAATCGCTGGCCTGCCCTTCGAGAATTCCCTTGGTTCCCGCTAGATGCAGCCACAGCGTTGCCTGCCTATCCAGGTGTTCGGGTTTGGCGGGCAACCGCTCACAGATCTGCAATGCGCGTTCGGCCAGCCCGGCGATGTCGTGATACGCCGAGCGGCTCAGGGCCCGCTGGATGGAGATCTCCAGGATCTCAAGGGCGACTTCAGGATTCAGTTCGGCGCCGGCCCGCCAGGCATGATCAGCGGCTCCGATCACGTGTTCGTAGGCTGCGGTGGCAAGAGTTGCCGTGCGGGTGGTGGCAATCGCGGCGTGCACACTGGTTCGGTCGGTGGTAGCCAGTTGCGCGATCAGCGCGTCCCGGACCAGGCCATGGCTGAACTGGTAGGCGCCTGGGCGTTCCGGCAGTTCGTTGAGCAGGCCCGTCTCATACGCGGGCCGCAGTCTGGATTGCACGGTGGAGATAGACAAGTCGACGACATCTGCCAGGTCTGCGACGTGGAATTCGGGACCGATCACGGCTGCTGCCGCAAGCACCCAACGACACGGTCGGTCCAGCACACTCAACCGCCGCCCGACCACTCCGACCACCGCGTCCGAGGGCGCAGGCTGCCCTCGATCGACGTCGAGCGAGTGCGCGAGTTCCCTGATGTAGAAGGGGTTTCCACCGGCCTGACGCCACACCTCTTCAGAGACTGTGTGGGGAATGGTCTCGCCAGCGATCGAGTCGATGAGGTGGGTGGCCGCCGAGCAATCGATACCGGACAGGTGCATTGTCACCGTGTCGTTGGATCTGATCAGTCGACCGAAGGTGGAGCGGTTCATCGGGCGGTCGGCACCGAAGAAGGACCAGTTTCCGATCACCTGAATCGGCAGCCGCGGGAACTGCCCGGCCAACAGCACCAACGTGTTGATCGAGGCAGGGTCGGCCCTCTGTAGATCGTCGATGACGAGAAGCAGCGGCCGGGTGTCTGACAGCGCGCGCAATGCGGACACGATGCCCTCGACGAGGGCGAAACCCGTTGCGGCCAGCCGACCAGCGGACTGCAGACCATCGACACCGTTCCACTCCGGAACCAGTGCGTCGACCACGCCTGGGACCTCTCGAAGCACCGTCTGCCGGCCGTCGTCCCCCAGCTCGGCGCCCAGCTGTCGCAGTAGTTGGATCCATGTCCACAACAGCGGCAGCTTGACTCCGCTCGGATGAGCGGCCCAGGCCAGCGTCAGGCCTGCGGCCCGCCCCCGGTCGACGGCCGCCTGGGCCAACGTGGTCTTGCCGATACCGCTGTCCCCGGTGACCAACATCAATCCGCCGGCACCACCTGCTGTGCGCCGCACAGCGGCGCTGACTGCACCGAGTTCCGCGTCGCGACCGACGAGCGTTTGCGTGACCGCCGGAGCGGGCTGCGCAGCGTGCACCTGGCGTGCCGGCGCGACCCGAAGTTCGGGGGCGCCGGCACGGATCTTGTCGAATAGAGTGACCAGGCCTTCGCCCGGCCGGGTACCGATCTCGCGGGCCAACGTGGTGCACGCCCGGTCGAACGCCTGCACCGCATCGGCGGATCGGTTCGACCGGTGCAACGCCAGCATCAGGTGGCCCCACAGGCGTTCCTGCAGAGGATGTTCCGCCACTGCGGCCTCGATCTCCGGGATCAGCTCGGCCCCGCCACCGAGTTCCAGGGCAGCGTCGAATCGCGCCTCCATGCAGGTGGTGCGAAGCGCCGTGATCCGGATGCCCTCAGATGCGGCGAATTCGTGATATGCGAACTCTCCGAAGGGTTGGCCGCGCCACAACGCCAGCGCTTCACCCAAGGTCCGGACCGCAGTCGCTGCATCACCATTAATCAACGCGTTCCGCCCCGCCGACACCAGGTTTTCGAACTCGAACAGATCGACTGAATCGCCGGAAAGCAGATTCAGTTGATAGCCGTGTGGATACGAGGGCAACCGTTGGACGTCCGCCCGGCTGGCGACACTGGACGGATCGAGTATTCGACGCAAGTTCGCCATGTACGAACGCACAGATGTCAGGGCTTTCGGCGGCGGTTCGTCGCCCCATACGGCGTCGATCAACCGATCGACACTGACCACGTTGCCGCGGTTGGCCAGCAGAACTGCCAGAACACACCGCTGCTTAGGCCCGCCGAGTCCCGCCGGTGTGCCGTCAACGCGGGCCATTACTGCACCCGAAAGGTAGTACTGGATCATCTCACCCGATTCGCAGCAAGCGTTGAATTGGGGTGACCATACAGCTATGACACATCTGTAGCATCTCGATGAAACGTCGCAATTTGCTATACACCAGGGGTCAGGTGCGCAGCGTGCGGCCCTGCGCGTCCGGAATTCTGCCCATCAGAATCAAGACAGCGTCGGCCAACGGCCAAATAACTCCCACCCCGAATGTCAGCCAAGTAAACGCGACCTGTGCGATCGCCACGGTCGTATAGCCGAGGTACACCCGGCCGAGCCCAAAGCCGCCGAGGAACAATCCCAGCAATCCCGCGGTCAGTTTGCTGCGGTCGGACAATTGATGCCCGGCCGCATCGGCGCCATGGGGGCCGGTATGGCCGCGGCCAGCACTCTGAGTCAGTCGCGCACACATGGTGGGGATATTGCCAGGACCAGGTTGGTAATCGATTGGACGATTGGCCGTGCCCGGTTGGAAGTCACCCACCAGGGACTACCAACCCACCGGCGCCCCCAAGGGCCCCAAACGGAAAAACCGCGGCCTCAAAGTAGGTCCGCGGCTATTCCGATGTCCTGCGACATCACTAAGTCGGGCTGACAGGATTTGAACCTGCGACCACTTGACCCCCAGTCAAGTGCGCTACCAAGCTGCGCCACAGCCCGCGGCGCTGCCGGGATCGCCGGCAGCAGGACGAAAGACTACCGCAAGCCCGCCCACAGACCCGAATCCGGGCACCGGTGTCTCACACCGACAGCAGCCGGTAGAGCCCGATCAGGCCGACAACCACGATCACCGCCCGCAGCACATTCGGCGACAGCCGCCGCCCGTAGTGCGCCCCGAGCCAGCCGCCGATCAGCGAGCCCAGCGCGATCAGGCCCGCCGCCGCCCAGCTGATCCGGTCGAACGCCACCACCGTGTAGGCCACCGCGGCGACGATGTTCACCAGCAGCGACAGCAGGTTCTTGGCCGCGTTCATCCGCTGCATGTCCTCGGGCAGCAGCGCACCCATCACGCCCATCAGCAAGATGCCCTGCGCGGCGGTGAAGTACCCGCCGTAGACCCCCACCGCGAACGTCCCCGCCACCAGGGCGGTCATCCGCGCCGCCGAGACGTGCTCGACGGAGCGGCCCGCCTCCTCGGCGCGCCTGCGCGCATAGGCCTGGATCCGCGGACCGAGCACCACCAGAACCAGTGCACCGATCAGCAGGACCGGCACCACCTGGGTGAACACCTTCTCCGGCAGGTGCAGCAGCAGGAACGCACCGATCCCCGCACCCGTCAGTGACGCCGGAATCTGCCAGCGCAGCCGCCGCCACTGCCCGGACAGCTCGCGGCGATACCCCCAGGTGCCCGACACTCCGCCGGCGACCAATCCGATCGCGTTGGACATCGTCGCCGTCACCGGCGGATAG encodes:
- a CDS encoding sulfite exporter TauE/SafE family protein, coding for MILIALAGMGAGAINSLVGSGTLITFPTLVTLGYPPVTATMSNAIGLVAGGVSGTWGYRRELSGQWRRLRWQIPASLTGAGIGAFLLLHLPEKVFTQVVPVLLIGALVLVVLGPRIQAYARRRAEEAGRSVEHVSAARMTALVAGTFAVGVYGGYFTAAQGILLMGVMGALLPEDMQRMNAAKNLLSLLVNIVAAVAYTVVAFDRISWAAAGLIALGSLIGGWLGAHYGRRLSPNVLRAVIVVVGLIGLYRLLSV
- a CDS encoding AfsR/SARP family transcriptional regulator, with the protein product MARVDGTPAGLGGPKQRCVLAVLLANRGNVVSVDRLIDAVWGDEPPPKALTSVRSYMANLRRILDPSSVASRADVQRLPSYPHGYQLNLLSGDSVDLFEFENLVSAGRNALINGDAATAVRTLGEALALWRGQPFGEFAYHEFAASEGIRITALRTTCMEARFDAALELGGGAELIPEIEAAVAEHPLQERLWGHLMLALHRSNRSADAVQAFDRACTTLAREIGTRPGEGLVTLFDKIRAGAPELRVAPARQVHAAQPAPAVTQTLVGRDAELGAVSAAVRRTAGGAGGLMLVTGDSGIGKTTLAQAAVDRGRAAGLTLAWAAHPSGVKLPLLWTWIQLLRQLGAELGDDGRQTVLREVPGVVDALVPEWNGVDGLQSAGRLAATGFALVEGIVSALRALSDTRPLLLVIDDLQRADPASINTLVLLAGQFPRLPIQVIGNWSFFGADRPMNRSTFGRLIRSNDTVTMHLSGIDCSAATHLIDSIAGETIPHTVSEEVWRQAGGNPFYIRELAHSLDVDRGQPAPSDAVVGVVGRRLSVLDRPCRWVLAAAAVIGPEFHVADLADVVDLSISTVQSRLRPAYETGLLNELPERPGAYQFSHGLVRDALIAQLATTDRTSVHAAIATTRTATLATAAYEHVIGAADHAWRAGAELNPEVALEILEISIQRALSRSAYHDIAGLAERALQICERLPAKPEHLDRQATLWLHLAGTKGILEGQASDSAVAAVQRAFEIGREAKGRSFYSATAMRCLMLCAHGRIDEAEIIATGLREQYEMSGDPDIGVVNDFAHSMVYALRGNIDELMATGQHMMDTFLPPETVTDPTHFFHPRVYCWMALGEANRGNQDKAHEYYRQALQLAQSRGDVFNILAAKLTFVECASILGIVEGTADLADQVDREFCAAGGQQWAAAARIIRVWAEVLGTGSGDARTAFEAFEVYTCDGTTAMSALSLCLMADIESHQSRTDSARELLQRAGRLADATGEHAFDHMISERITALSVQRGRVVIRA
- a CDS encoding LpqN/LpqT family lipoprotein; this encodes MQISHRPVIAVVTAVCLSASLAACGGNDKDKSSTTSSSTSSSSSSPSSSIKAAATPKLQPRKLEDSGASTANPTIADYIREQNITETPIHHDDPGAPKVDIQLPDGWQSAGDDTPDYAYGAIVYGAGAGQGSGYPPNIVALLSKLDGAADPDKLLQLAGGEMKNLPGFVPAGEESATVSGYPAYRIAGKYDLNGIKAASGQETVVFKGNDGLYVLQMNATSDESQSQALFDALQSIDQSITITP
- a CDS encoding NINE protein, giving the protein MGDFQPGTANRPIDYQPGPGNIPTMCARLTQSAGRGHTGPHGADAAGHQLSDRSKLTAGLLGLFLGGFGLGRVYLGYTTVAIAQVAFTWLTFGVGVIWPLADAVLILMGRIPDAQGRTLRT